A section of the Neorhodopirellula lusitana genome encodes:
- a CDS encoding alkene reductase translates to MPSTNPLLQPYTLGDLQLPNRIAMAPMTRARAGEEMLANDLMAKYYCQRSSAGLIITEGTFPSQMGVGWMHAPGIYTDAMQAAWKPVVDSIHEAGGRVFCQLWHTGRASHSDFHDGQLPLAPSAVKHEGAPLRTPKSNGGKVPHETPHALTTDEISNVIDEYQQAAERAMQAGFDGVEIHAANGYLIDTFLQSKTNHRDDQYGGSTEKRFQFLREVTAAVTSVFPSQRVGVRISPHGDFNDMGSPDFREQFLYVAEQLDSFDLAYLHILIGTAFGFHELGEPLTMHDFRKVYSGTLMANAGFDRETGAATIADGGSDLVSYGRPYISNPDLVERFANDWPLADDAPRDVWYSFDEKGYADWPTYQERVPATS, encoded by the coding sequence ATGCCTAGCACCAATCCATTACTACAGCCCTATACCCTCGGCGACCTTCAGCTTCCCAACCGCATCGCAATGGCTCCCATGACCCGAGCCCGCGCAGGCGAGGAAATGCTTGCGAATGACTTGATGGCCAAGTATTACTGCCAGCGTTCTTCTGCTGGTTTGATCATCACCGAGGGCACGTTTCCGTCACAAATGGGCGTGGGCTGGATGCACGCCCCCGGCATCTACACCGACGCGATGCAAGCCGCTTGGAAACCGGTCGTCGACTCGATCCACGAGGCCGGCGGCAGAGTGTTTTGCCAACTTTGGCACACCGGGCGAGCGTCGCACAGTGACTTCCATGACGGCCAACTGCCGCTTGCCCCGTCGGCAGTCAAGCACGAAGGCGCCCCATTGCGAACACCTAAATCAAACGGGGGAAAAGTGCCTCATGAGACACCACACGCACTCACCACCGACGAAATCTCAAACGTTATCGATGAGTACCAACAAGCGGCCGAACGGGCGATGCAGGCAGGCTTTGACGGCGTCGAGATTCACGCTGCCAATGGGTACCTGATCGACACGTTCTTGCAATCCAAGACCAACCATCGCGACGACCAATACGGCGGTAGTACGGAAAAACGTTTCCAGTTTCTACGGGAAGTTACCGCTGCAGTCACCAGCGTTTTCCCAAGCCAGCGAGTCGGTGTCCGCATTTCGCCACATGGCGACTTCAACGACATGGGATCGCCCGATTTCCGAGAACAGTTCCTGTACGTCGCGGAGCAGCTGGACTCATTCGACCTAGCCTACCTGCACATCCTGATCGGGACGGCATTCGGCTTCCACGAACTCGGTGAGCCACTCACCATGCACGACTTCCGCAAGGTGTACTCAGGAACCCTGATGGCCAACGCTGGTTTTGATCGCGAGACCGGCGCGGCCACCATCGCTGACGGCGGTTCGGATCTGGTCTCCTACGGCCGCCCGTACATCAGCAACCCTGATTTGGTCGAACGCTTTGCCAATGATTGGCCATTGGCTGACGACGCCCCCCGTGATGTCTGGTACTCGTTTGACGAAAAAGGCTACGCCGATTGGCCTACCTATCAAGAACGGGTCCCGGCCACCTCGTAA
- a CDS encoding type 1 glutamine amidotransferase domain-containing protein, with the protein MGQQNLQNKTVAFLATDGFEQVELTEPWKAIKDAGANVQLVSIASGQIQGVHHEKQGDKFDVDQVVGDVSASDYDALVLPGGVFNPDALRVNEEAVDFVRDFFKQHKPVAAICHGPWTLIEAGVVEGRKVTSWPSLKTDLTNAGAHWVDEECVCDQGLVTSRRPDDLPAFCSKAIEEIAEGKHAKQTA; encoded by the coding sequence ATGGGTCAGCAAAACCTACAAAACAAGACCGTCGCTTTTCTCGCTACCGACGGCTTCGAGCAAGTCGAACTCACCGAACCCTGGAAAGCCATCAAGGACGCCGGAGCCAACGTGCAACTGGTGTCGATCGCATCCGGTCAAATCCAGGGCGTTCACCACGAAAAGCAAGGCGACAAATTTGACGTCGACCAAGTTGTCGGCGACGTCAGTGCATCGGACTATGACGCCTTGGTACTGCCCGGTGGCGTGTTCAACCCCGATGCCCTGCGTGTCAACGAAGAAGCGGTGGACTTCGTGCGAGACTTTTTCAAGCAACACAAGCCAGTCGCTGCGATCTGCCACGGGCCCTGGACATTGATCGAAGCAGGAGTGGTAGAAGGAAGAAAAGTGACATCTTGGCCCAGCCTAAAGACCGACCTAACCAATGCCGGAGCGCACTGGGTTGACGAAGAATGCGTTTGTGACCAAGGGTTGGTCACGAGCCGACGCCCCGATGATTTACCCGCATTCTGCAGTAAAGCAATCGAAGAAATCGCCGAAGGCAAACATGCGAAACAAACGGCATAA
- a CDS encoding nucleoside deaminase, whose protein sequence is MTSSSNVPDSELSHWMDAVLNVARQGVQIGQHPFGAGVFDNNGTPISLEHNQVAATHNPSLHAEVNAIAAACRSLGKTKLNSYWIVSTAEPCPMCMSAIATAGIRQVAYGAAQTIVIEAGFGSLGVTGTELAKQFSFPMTLRGSIRREECDQLLLDNRKGK, encoded by the coding sequence ATGACCTCCAGCTCGAACGTACCGGACAGCGAACTATCACATTGGATGGATGCCGTTCTGAACGTGGCACGCCAAGGCGTCCAAATCGGCCAACATCCATTTGGTGCAGGCGTCTTCGACAATAACGGAACACCGATTTCTCTAGAGCACAATCAGGTCGCGGCGACCCACAATCCAAGCCTGCATGCCGAGGTCAACGCCATCGCAGCGGCTTGCCGCAGTCTTGGTAAAACCAAACTGAATAGCTACTGGATCGTATCGACCGCCGAACCGTGCCCAATGTGCATGTCCGCAATCGCGACCGCTGGCATCCGGCAAGTTGCCTACGGTGCAGCTCAAACAATTGTCATCGAAGCAGGCTTCGGTTCGCTGGGTGTGACCGGAACCGAACTCGCCAAGCAATTCTCCTTTCCCATGACTCTTCGCGGCTCGATACGCCGCGAAGAATGTGATCAGCTCCTGCTAGACAATCGCAAAGGCAAATAA
- a CDS encoding nitroreductase family protein, with protein sequence MQVKDAIYNRRAVKHFDADHTMTAAEEKELLETTIQSPTSFNIQHWRFVILRDPELRAKIRKEFGNDQSQMTDASLLVLFTADMKAWQKEPTRYFANAPKEVSDMLVSWMGEFHKGREWLQRDEAQRSIGIAMQTMMLAAQGLGYQSCPMIGFDIEAVAKLINLPEDHVMGPMVAIGKGTQAARPKPGQLPLDEVVIENGF encoded by the coding sequence ATGCAAGTCAAAGATGCCATTTACAACCGCCGAGCCGTGAAGCACTTCGACGCCGACCACACAATGACGGCAGCCGAAGAAAAGGAGTTGCTCGAGACCACCATCCAGTCACCGACCAGTTTCAATATCCAGCACTGGCGATTCGTAATCCTGCGAGACCCGGAATTACGAGCGAAGATCCGCAAGGAATTTGGTAACGACCAAAGCCAGATGACCGACGCCTCGTTGTTGGTCTTGTTCACCGCTGACATGAAGGCATGGCAAAAGGAGCCAACTCGATACTTTGCCAACGCGCCCAAGGAGGTCTCCGATATGTTGGTGAGCTGGATGGGAGAGTTCCACAAAGGCCGCGAGTGGTTGCAGCGAGACGAAGCCCAACGCTCCATCGGCATCGCCATGCAAACGATGATGCTGGCCGCCCAAGGCCTTGGCTATCAATCTTGCCCCATGATCGGTTTCGACATCGAGGCAGTCGCCAAGCTGATCAACCTACCCGAGGATCACGTCATGGGTCCCATGGTCGCGATCGGCAAGGGCACACAAGCAGCCCGGCCGAAACCCGGACAGCTTCCACTCGATGAAGTCGTGATCGAAAACGGTTTCTAA
- the moaA gene encoding GTP 3',8-cyclase MoaA produces the protein MLVDRFGRKHTSLRISVTDRCNLRCTYCMPADTPDYCERDSILTFEEITRVVRVAASMGVDDVRLTGGEPLVRAQLHKLVAALNAIENVKKVSLTTNGILLVDQLPELHAAGLRSVNVSLDALDEPSFAEVTRRPGLQRVLDAIEACRKLHIKVKVNAIAMRDFTERQIAAFGEFTRATEIPVRFIEFMPLDADGNWDASSVLPGRRILELFSDQVRPLIQKGTPNASPANDYQFDDGVGTIGIIASVTEPFCDTCNRFRLTADGQLRSCLFGGDSGDLRQVLRDGGDNQAIADRMIAAVQAKKRGHGTDDLAFDRPSRPMYSIGG, from the coding sequence TTGCTTGTTGATCGATTCGGCCGAAAACACACCAGCCTTCGCATCAGTGTTACTGATCGGTGCAACCTGCGCTGCACGTATTGCATGCCGGCCGACACGCCGGACTATTGTGAGCGGGATTCGATCCTGACGTTCGAAGAAATCACGCGAGTGGTTCGTGTCGCCGCATCGATGGGCGTTGACGACGTTCGCTTGACGGGAGGAGAGCCGTTGGTGCGGGCCCAGCTGCACAAGTTGGTGGCCGCCCTCAACGCGATCGAAAATGTCAAGAAGGTCTCGCTGACGACCAACGGAATTCTGTTGGTGGATCAGCTACCGGAACTGCATGCGGCGGGGCTACGCAGCGTGAATGTTAGTTTGGACGCGTTAGATGAACCGTCGTTTGCGGAGGTGACTCGGCGTCCCGGACTTCAGCGGGTGCTGGATGCCATTGAAGCATGCCGGAAGCTTCACATCAAAGTGAAAGTCAACGCGATTGCGATGCGGGACTTTACCGAAAGGCAGATCGCCGCGTTTGGCGAGTTCACGCGTGCGACCGAGATTCCGGTCCGCTTTATCGAGTTCATGCCGCTAGACGCGGACGGGAATTGGGATGCGTCGAGTGTGTTGCCGGGACGCCGGATTTTGGAATTGTTCTCCGACCAAGTGCGACCGCTCATCCAGAAAGGGACTCCGAACGCCTCGCCAGCGAATGATTACCAGTTTGACGATGGCGTGGGGACGATTGGAATCATCGCGTCGGTGACGGAACCATTCTGTGATACGTGCAACCGGTTTCGTTTGACCGCGGATGGCCAATTGCGTAGTTGCTTGTTCGGTGGCGATTCGGGTGACCTGAGGCAGGTGCTGCGTGATGGCGGCGATAATCAGGCGATCGCTGATCGGATGATCGCAGCGGTGCAAGCGAAAAAACGCGGGCATGGCACGGATGACTTGGCATTCGATCGACCGTCACGACCGATGTACTCGATCGGTGGCTAG
- a CDS encoding DUF3565 domain-containing protein, producing MKNADDQESLQPITGYHNDEEGHWVAQLACGHNQHVRHDPPLVRRDWVKTPEGRASMLGFRLNCKKCSENAPVDEQPTSAE from the coding sequence GTGAAGAACGCCGATGATCAAGAGAGCCTTCAACCCATCACCGGCTACCACAACGACGAAGAAGGACACTGGGTTGCACAACTTGCTTGCGGTCACAACCAACACGTCCGCCATGACCCACCGCTAGTACGCCGTGACTGGGTCAAAACGCCGGAAGGACGGGCGTCGATGCTGGGCTTCCGCCTGAACTGCAAGAAGTGCAGCGAGAATGCTCCCGTTGACGAACAACCGACTTCCGCTGAATAA
- a CDS encoding RrF2 family transcriptional regulator encodes MISKTAEYALRAIACMGSQADHPVSADLLAEQTKVPRRYLTRVLQDLCSAGLVQSRPGPGGGYELIVSTDRLTILDVINTVDPIERIRKCPLGLKSHTVLCPLHAELDRAYAATEKAFAGVTIQELVDSANPIIPLCESTS; translated from the coding sequence ATGATATCCAAGACTGCTGAATACGCACTCCGCGCGATCGCCTGCATGGGCAGCCAAGCCGACCACCCGGTCTCGGCGGACTTGCTGGCCGAGCAAACCAAGGTGCCGCGTCGTTACCTGACGCGAGTGCTGCAAGACCTATGCTCCGCTGGCTTGGTGCAATCGCGTCCGGGCCCTGGTGGTGGATACGAGCTGATCGTGTCGACGGATCGCTTAACCATTTTGGATGTCATCAATACCGTCGATCCGATCGAACGAATTCGCAAGTGCCCGCTCGGCTTAAAGAGTCACACGGTCCTTTGCCCGTTGCATGCGGAACTCGACCGAGCCTACGCAGCCACCGAGAAAGCGTTTGCTGGCGTCACCATTCAAGAACTCGTTGACTCAGCCAACCCCATCATTCCGCTTTGCGAAAGCACATCGTGA
- a CDS encoding cupin domain-containing protein — protein MAIQHAQPAEVISVAPLGSQIGSTKTSSLLKTESLEVLRLVMPAGKKIAEHKAPGEITVHCLEGLVKFTAGGKTQDLTAGQMLYLDAAELHAVEAVEDSSVLVTLLLHKKS, from the coding sequence ATGGCCATTCAACACGCCCAACCCGCCGAAGTCATCAGTGTCGCGCCACTTGGTTCGCAAATCGGCAGCACCAAAACATCTTCGCTCCTGAAGACCGAATCACTGGAAGTGCTTCGCTTGGTGATGCCCGCTGGCAAGAAAATCGCCGAGCATAAAGCCCCTGGCGAAATCACGGTTCATTGCTTGGAAGGACTGGTCAAGTTTACCGCCGGAGGCAAAACGCAAGACCTGACCGCCGGACAAATGCTGTACCTCGACGCAGCCGAACTGCACGCCGTCGAGGCGGTTGAAGACTCGTCCGTGTTAGTGACGCTCCTGCTACACAAGAAAAGCTAG
- a CDS encoding cytochrome P450: protein MNMNSTDTKNDWDPDSSEVTADQVAAYDKMRNRCPVAHSESRGWSVFRHADVIQILNDPKTFSSTVSRHLSVPNGMDPPEHTRYRAIIEPYFGPERMAAFEPTCRSIAAELLDEVASHESDIEVMSELATHFAVRIQCAFLGWPTSLHEPLIQWTASHQNAVRQVDRETLATLATELETIVADLIQERVQNNAKANDDLTASLMHENVGERKLNGEEISSILRNWTVGEVGTISASIGILIHHLAEHPKHQTTLRDDSSLLPQAIDEILRVHNPLHSNRRTTTCPVTLNNRPIEAGERVDINWIAANRDETVFEAAHTVKLERDSSANLLYGAGIHVCPGAPLARMEMLVFMEELFAKTVDFHSQPKTSAVPESYPASGYSSVPIRFQFQR from the coding sequence ATGAACATGAATTCGACCGACACAAAAAACGACTGGGATCCAGATTCCAGTGAAGTGACCGCCGATCAAGTGGCGGCTTACGATAAGATGCGAAACCGTTGCCCGGTCGCTCACAGCGAATCTCGTGGCTGGTCGGTGTTCCGTCACGCCGACGTGATTCAAATCCTAAACGACCCTAAAACCTTCAGCAGCACGGTGTCCCGCCATCTGTCGGTGCCCAATGGCATGGACCCGCCCGAGCACACCCGCTATCGAGCAATCATCGAACCGTATTTCGGTCCGGAGCGGATGGCTGCCTTTGAGCCCACCTGTCGATCCATCGCGGCAGAACTGCTCGACGAAGTGGCGAGTCACGAAAGTGATATCGAGGTAATGAGCGAATTGGCAACCCACTTCGCTGTACGGATTCAGTGCGCATTCTTAGGTTGGCCCACCAGCCTGCACGAACCGTTGATTCAGTGGACAGCCAGTCATCAAAACGCGGTTCGCCAAGTCGATCGCGAAACATTGGCGACCCTGGCGACGGAACTCGAAACGATCGTTGCGGACTTGATTCAAGAACGCGTCCAAAACAATGCGAAAGCAAACGACGATCTGACTGCATCTCTAATGCACGAGAACGTCGGTGAACGCAAACTGAACGGTGAAGAGATCTCCAGTATTCTGCGGAACTGGACGGTGGGTGAAGTCGGCACGATTTCAGCCTCGATCGGGATTCTGATTCATCACTTGGCAGAGCACCCGAAACACCAAACCACACTCCGGGACGATTCATCGTTGTTGCCACAGGCGATCGACGAAATCCTGCGAGTTCACAATCCGCTGCACAGCAACCGGCGCACGACCACTTGCCCCGTCACACTGAACAATCGCCCCATCGAAGCGGGTGAGCGAGTCGACATCAACTGGATCGCCGCGAATCGAGACGAAACCGTCTTCGAGGCTGCCCACACGGTGAAACTCGAACGCGACTCCAGTGCCAACCTGCTCTACGGGGCTGGCATTCACGTTTGTCCCGGTGCTCCATTAGCACGCATGGAAATGCTTGTGTTCATGGAAGAGCTGTTCGCGAAAACCGTCGACTTTCATTCTCAACCGAAGACCTCAGCTGTACCAGAATCGTATCCGGCAAGCGGCTATTCCTCCGTCCCCATCCGTTTTCAATTTCAGAGATAG
- a CDS encoding PQQ-binding-like beta-propeller repeat protein gives MTRPGTIAFVFCLTTASLTLADGNWPGFRADGSGTVKADLPTRWSAQEGVAWQSSIPGYGQSSPVVWNDHVYVTSSEGPFQQDCQVHAFDLPTGKKRWTTHVAATTKVENYFRNSRAAPTCCVDETGVFSFFASGDVTAMKHTGETLWTTPVIKKYGEVDNERGVASSLAQTDDLVFVLVDHHGPSYLVALNKSNGDIAWKTNRGMRVPSWSSPVIAKQNNRELVITSSADTVDAYDALTGEALWQLDGLQGNHIPSATVVGDQVFVGSTTMYGGATDEDATAGSNCCIQLTDNAGKPGYEVRWGAERANSYYSTPLAFAGYVYYVNKVGVLYCIDQETGEQVFVKRIGNPCWASAIGVTQSDGEQLVYFVLKNGYTIVLRPGDEYDQVARNQLYDAGAMIEARESAEQQRQANAVPADQAAPKTGPEKIFAGMPESRLHQMFSYGDPMVYGVAVAGNQLLIRTGQNLFCVSP, from the coding sequence ATGACCCGTCCTGGCACAATCGCTTTCGTCTTCTGCTTGACGACAGCCAGTCTCACGCTGGCGGACGGCAACTGGCCTGGCTTTCGTGCTGACGGCAGCGGTACGGTGAAGGCGGATCTGCCAACTCGGTGGTCTGCCCAGGAAGGTGTCGCGTGGCAATCCAGCATCCCTGGCTACGGACAATCGTCACCTGTCGTCTGGAACGATCACGTGTACGTGACCAGCAGCGAAGGTCCGTTTCAACAAGATTGCCAGGTGCATGCATTTGACTTGCCAACCGGCAAAAAACGCTGGACCACTCACGTCGCGGCGACCACCAAGGTCGAGAACTACTTTCGCAACAGCCGAGCCGCCCCCACATGCTGCGTTGACGAAACCGGCGTGTTTTCATTCTTCGCCAGTGGTGATGTCACGGCAATGAAGCACACAGGCGAAACGCTGTGGACCACGCCCGTGATTAAGAAATATGGCGAGGTCGATAACGAGCGGGGTGTCGCCAGTTCGCTCGCCCAAACGGATGACCTAGTTTTCGTTTTGGTCGATCACCACGGACCGTCGTATCTCGTCGCACTCAACAAAAGCAACGGAGACATCGCATGGAAGACTAATCGCGGGATGCGTGTGCCGTCTTGGTCCTCTCCCGTGATCGCAAAACAAAACAATCGCGAACTCGTGATCACCAGTTCGGCCGATACGGTTGATGCATACGACGCCTTGACCGGGGAAGCACTGTGGCAACTGGATGGTTTGCAAGGCAATCACATTCCGTCCGCGACGGTCGTCGGCGATCAAGTCTTTGTCGGCTCAACGACGATGTACGGCGGCGCGACCGACGAAGACGCAACGGCCGGATCCAACTGCTGCATTCAGCTGACCGACAACGCGGGCAAACCGGGATACGAAGTTCGCTGGGGTGCCGAGCGTGCCAATTCGTACTACTCAACACCGCTCGCCTTCGCAGGCTATGTCTACTACGTCAACAAAGTCGGCGTGCTGTACTGCATCGACCAAGAAACTGGCGAACAAGTCTTCGTCAAACGAATCGGCAACCCCTGCTGGGCATCTGCTATCGGCGTGACCCAATCGGACGGAGAACAGCTAGTGTACTTCGTGTTGAAGAACGGCTACACAATCGTGTTGCGTCCGGGTGACGAGTACGACCAAGTCGCTCGCAACCAACTTTATGACGCGGGCGCCATGATCGAAGCACGCGAATCCGCCGAACAGCAACGTCAGGCCAATGCCGTTCCCGCGGATCAAGCCGCACCCAAAACCGGCCCCGAAAAAATCTTCGCAGGCATGCCCGAAAGCCGCTTGCATCAAATGTTTTCCTACGGTGATCCAATGGTCTACGGCGTTGCTGTCGCTGGCAACCAATTGCTCATTCGCACCGGCCAAAATCTCTTCTGTGTGAGCCCATGA
- a CDS encoding ABC transporter ATP-binding protein, with protein MTDATFAIEADSITKIYGSGNTEVVAMRDASMQVSKGEVVALLGPSGSGKSTFLTAVGLINSPTSGRITIGGKLGQDGDTAYVNLRSFRRQHLGFIFQKSNLIPFLTATENIQIAMQLNGMSARASKTRAMELLEYLGVGDRGGSFPSMLSGGQQQRVAVARALANRPSVILADEPTAALDGHRGRQVMELFAQVAHEQGAGVIVVTHDHRALDVFDTTYEMEDGKMQKQAPLEQTP; from the coding sequence ATGACCGACGCAACATTCGCAATCGAAGCCGATTCCATCACAAAGATCTATGGCAGCGGCAACACCGAAGTCGTCGCGATGCGAGATGCCTCGATGCAAGTCTCAAAGGGGGAAGTCGTGGCGTTACTCGGGCCAAGCGGCAGCGGTAAGTCCACCTTCCTAACCGCGGTCGGGCTGATCAACTCGCCTACGTCGGGACGTATCACGATTGGCGGCAAATTGGGCCAAGACGGTGACACCGCATACGTGAACCTGCGGTCGTTCCGTCGCCAGCACTTGGGTTTCATTTTCCAAAAGTCAAACCTGATTCCGTTCCTGACCGCGACCGAGAACATTCAAATCGCCATGCAATTGAACGGCATGTCCGCACGAGCATCGAAAACACGCGCGATGGAGCTGCTTGAATATCTCGGTGTGGGCGATCGCGGGGGAAGCTTCCCGTCGATGCTTTCCGGTGGCCAGCAACAACGGGTGGCCGTCGCCCGTGCCCTGGCCAATCGTCCCAGTGTGATTCTGGCCGACGAACCAACCGCAGCGCTCGATGGGCATCGGGGTCGACAGGTCATGGAACTGTTCGCGCAAGTCGCTCATGAACAGGGCGCAGGCGTGATCGTCGTCACCCACGATCACCGAGCTCTCGATGTGTTCGACACCACTTATGAAATGGAAGACGGCAAAATGCAGAAGCAAGCTCCTCTGGAACAAACACCATGA
- a CDS encoding ABC transporter permease, which yields MNLATKDFRHSVGRFALTAIGIGMLLMVVMGMGGIYRGVVEDATLLIDRVEADLWIVQRNTRGPFAELSRVPSNLVYRAAAVPGVAYAREFVYHTIQRERAGSPLRIAVLGLSWPTDKGEWIPLTAGRPLGQAHFEMIADKTLGFSLGDKIDLGKDTYSVVGLTKNMISSSGDGLAFFTVADAQAIQFDTPGEAVRLERAARESRGKEFALGIQQPAVLENAFKPTALLPAIARPQISAVMVTLSPGADIERTIHAIDGWGDVSVFTANGERELLLKGSVEKVRKQIGLFRVLLTIIAAIIMALILYTLTLDKIHSIALLKLIGAPNSVILGMILQQALILGFVGFGIAYLIGQQLFPMFPRRVILADADLMQLAAIVLVISVLSSLLGIWKAMKVTPNEALA from the coding sequence ATGAACCTTGCCACTAAAGACTTTCGGCACAGTGTAGGACGTTTTGCCTTGACCGCGATCGGCATCGGCATGCTGTTGATGGTCGTGATGGGGATGGGCGGCATCTACCGTGGTGTGGTCGAAGACGCGACGCTACTGATCGACCGAGTGGAAGCGGACCTATGGATCGTCCAACGCAACACGCGAGGTCCGTTTGCGGAGCTATCACGCGTCCCATCCAACCTGGTCTACCGAGCAGCAGCCGTTCCCGGCGTCGCATATGCTCGCGAATTCGTCTACCACACGATCCAGCGTGAAAGAGCGGGCAGCCCGCTGCGAATTGCCGTCCTCGGTCTCAGTTGGCCAACCGATAAAGGCGAGTGGATTCCGTTGACAGCAGGCCGACCGCTCGGGCAAGCCCACTTTGAAATGATCGCAGACAAAACCTTGGGATTCTCGCTCGGCGACAAGATTGATCTCGGCAAAGATACTTACTCCGTTGTCGGGCTCACCAAGAACATGATCAGTTCAAGTGGTGATGGATTGGCGTTCTTCACGGTCGCGGACGCTCAGGCAATTCAGTTCGATACGCCGGGGGAAGCGGTGCGACTGGAACGAGCGGCCCGCGAGTCGCGTGGGAAAGAATTTGCATTGGGGATCCAACAACCGGCGGTGCTTGAAAACGCCTTTAAGCCAACCGCATTATTACCCGCGATCGCCCGCCCACAAATCAGTGCTGTCATGGTCACGTTGTCGCCCGGCGCCGATATCGAACGCACCATCCACGCCATCGATGGCTGGGGCGACGTGTCAGTCTTCACGGCGAACGGTGAAAGAGAACTCTTGCTTAAGGGCAGTGTCGAAAAAGTGCGTAAGCAAATCGGGCTATTCCGAGTACTGCTGACCATTATCGCTGCCATCATTATGGCGTTAATTTTGTACACGCTGACGCTCGACAAGATTCACTCCATCGCGTTGCTGAAACTAATCGGTGCTCCGAACTCCGTCATCCTCGGCATGATTCTGCAACAGGCACTCATCCTGGGGTTTGTCGGATTCGGGATCGCATACTTGATTGGCCAGCAATTGTTCCCGATGTTCCCGCGCAGAGTCATCCTTGCCGACGCGGACTTAATGCAGTTGGCGGCGATCGTGCTGGTGATCTCGGTGCTGTCGAGCTTACTGGGAATCTGGAAGGCGATGAAAGTCACACCCAATGAGGCATTGGCATGA